From the genome of Thermoflexus hugenholtzii, one region includes:
- a CDS encoding DUF58 domain-containing protein, with translation MTSRPVWLPSASSPPRPGFRLALRPRARGLLLLTAVVTLAALITGRSILYNLAYLLIALLLVSLAWAWSAVRDLEIRRIPRVRRQNVGGFFEETLILRNTGFFPKVWLEIRDGSNLPGHRASFVLDNLGPQRERLWTARTRCRRRGLYRLGPLTLIGTDPFGLFEATLQLAETSEVLIYPPVLPLWRIGLPVGLWRSSEAARRRTSEVTPSAGGVREYQPGDAFHRIHWPSTARRDRLMVKEFDQDPAADLWIVLDMMAEVHVQRPLPEEEWGLGAPRGLLPPSTEEYAVAAAASLAAYFLKRERAVGLLAYGSQRLLLPPHRGEAQLERILEGLALLRAYGTQPFHDVLQTHAMRMVRGAVLILITPSGDPRWAIVARSLDGHGIRVAAVVLEASSFGGAETGPRVLPILQSAGIPTAVIRFGEALPLALEALGAP, from the coding sequence ATGACGTCGAGGCCGGTGTGGCTTCCATCGGCGTCTTCGCCGCCGCGGCCGGGCTTCCGGCTGGCTCTGCGGCCCCGAGCGCGCGGCCTTCTCCTCCTCACGGCCGTGGTCACCCTGGCCGCCCTCATCACCGGCCGATCGATCCTTTACAACCTGGCCTACCTGCTGATCGCCCTCCTCCTCGTCTCCCTGGCCTGGGCGTGGAGCGCGGTGCGGGATCTGGAGATCCGCCGCATCCCCCGGGTTCGTCGCCAGAACGTGGGCGGGTTCTTCGAGGAAACCCTGATCCTCCGCAACACCGGCTTCTTCCCCAAGGTCTGGCTGGAGATCCGGGATGGATCCAATCTGCCGGGCCATCGGGCCAGCTTCGTCCTGGACAACCTCGGGCCCCAGCGGGAGCGGCTGTGGACGGCGCGGACCCGCTGCCGGCGGCGCGGGCTGTATCGCCTGGGCCCCCTGACGCTGATCGGCACGGATCCCTTCGGCCTGTTCGAGGCCACCCTGCAGCTCGCCGAGACCTCGGAGGTTCTGATCTACCCGCCGGTGCTCCCCCTCTGGCGGATCGGCCTTCCGGTTGGGCTCTGGCGAAGCAGCGAGGCCGCCCGGCGCCGCACCTCCGAGGTGACGCCGAGCGCCGGGGGGGTTCGGGAGTATCAGCCCGGGGATGCCTTCCACCGGATCCACTGGCCCTCCACCGCGCGGCGGGATCGCCTGATGGTGAAGGAGTTCGATCAGGACCCGGCGGCCGATCTCTGGATTGTGCTGGACATGATGGCGGAGGTTCACGTCCAGCGCCCGCTGCCCGAGGAGGAATGGGGCCTCGGAGCTCCCCGTGGGCTCCTTCCTCCTTCGACGGAGGAATATGCGGTCGCCGCGGCCGCGTCCCTGGCCGCCTATTTCCTGAAGCGGGAGCGGGCGGTGGGGCTGCTGGCTTACGGCTCCCAGCGCTTGCTCCTGCCGCCCCATCGGGGGGAGGCCCAGCTGGAGCGCATCCTGGAGGGGCTGGCGCTCCTGCGAGCCTACGGGACGCAGCCCTTCCACGATGTGTTGCAGACCCACGCCATGCGGATGGTCCGCGGCGCCGTCCTGATCCTGATCACCCCCTCCGGGGATCCGCGCTGGGCGATCGTGGCCCGGAGCCTGGACGGACACGGGATCCGGGTGGCGGCAGTGGTGCTGGAGGCGTCTTCCTTTGGGGGGGCGGAGACCGGCCCCCGCGTCCTGCCCATCTTGCAGAGCGCCGGCATCCCGACCGCTGTGATCCGGTTCGGCGAAGCGCTTCCTCTCGCCCTGGAGGCGCTGGGAGCCCCGTAG
- the tsaA gene encoding tRNA (N6-threonylcarbamoyladenosine(37)-N6)-methyltransferase TrmO, whose translation MDRKEWTFRAIGYVRSRFTEWTEADVMRQEESELVLDPEFVEGLEGLQPGDILMVLYVLDRVKEPRLKVHPRGDPTKPMKGVFATRSQYRPNPIGLTGVRVLAIEGNVVRVRGLDALDGSPILDLKIASDLDRPPDPPEPAP comes from the coding sequence ATGGATCGGAAAGAGTGGACCTTCCGGGCCATCGGTTATGTGCGGAGCCGCTTCACGGAGTGGACCGAGGCGGACGTGATGCGGCAGGAGGAAAGCGAGCTGGTCCTCGACCCCGAGTTCGTGGAAGGGCTGGAGGGCCTGCAGCCCGGCGATATCCTGATGGTGCTCTACGTCCTGGACCGCGTGAAGGAGCCCCGGCTGAAGGTTCATCCCCGAGGGGATCCAACCAAGCCCATGAAAGGGGTGTTCGCCACCCGTTCCCAGTATCGACCTAACCCCATCGGATTGACCGGCGTGCGGGTGCTGGCCATCGAGGGCAACGTGGTGCGGGTGCGGGGCTTGGATGCCCTGGACGGCTCCCCCATCCTGGACCTCAAGATCGCCTCCGACCTGGATCGTCCACCCGACCCTCCGGAGCCCGCCCCCTGA
- a CDS encoding ATP-binding cassette domain-containing protein has translation MNAIEAERLTRRFGDFTAVREVSFEVREGELFAFLGPNGAGKTTTINMLCTLLRPTAGTARVGGHDIVREPHAVRRRIGLVFQDPSLDDRLTAWQNLAFHAMLYDVPRRIFEERAKRLLELVDLLDHAHQEVRTFSGGMKRRLELARGLLHQPKVLFLDEPTLGLDPQTRRHIWDYILRLRDTEGTTVFFTTHYMDEAERADRIAIIDHGRIIALDTPDNLKAMIGGDVILVRTSDDARAVERLREALGLDPRPTAEGVLVEAPRGDQLIPRLLGVLQNGAEPPLIVHSISLRRPSLEDVFIKLTGRAIRDEEASPLERMRLSRRLWGRR, from the coding sequence ATGAACGCGATCGAGGCGGAGCGTCTCACCCGACGGTTCGGCGATTTCACGGCCGTGCGGGAGGTCTCCTTCGAGGTCCGGGAAGGGGAGCTCTTCGCTTTCCTGGGCCCGAACGGCGCAGGCAAGACCACCACCATCAACATGCTCTGCACCCTGTTGCGGCCCACCGCCGGGACCGCCCGGGTGGGCGGCCACGACATCGTGCGCGAGCCCCATGCCGTGCGCCGGCGCATCGGGCTGGTCTTCCAGGATCCCAGCCTGGACGATCGCCTGACGGCGTGGCAGAACCTGGCGTTCCACGCCATGCTCTACGACGTCCCCCGACGGATCTTCGAGGAGCGGGCGAAGCGTCTGCTGGAGCTGGTGGACCTCCTGGACCACGCCCACCAGGAGGTGCGCACGTTCTCCGGCGGGATGAAGCGCCGGCTGGAGCTGGCCCGCGGCCTGTTGCATCAGCCGAAGGTCCTCTTCCTGGACGAGCCCACCCTGGGGCTGGATCCCCAGACCCGTCGCCACATCTGGGATTACATCCTCCGCCTGCGGGACACCGAGGGAACCACCGTCTTCTTCACCACGCACTATATGGATGAGGCGGAGCGGGCGGATCGCATCGCCATCATCGACCACGGCCGCATCATCGCCCTGGACACCCCTGACAATCTGAAAGCCATGATCGGCGGGGATGTGATCCTGGTGCGGACCAGCGACGACGCCCGGGCGGTGGAGCGCCTGCGGGAGGCCCTGGGGTTGGATCCCCGGCCCACGGCGGAGGGGGTTCTGGTGGAAGCCCCACGGGGCGATCAGCTGATCCCCCGCCTGCTGGGGGTCCTCCAGAACGGCGCAGAGCCTCCGCTGATCGTCCACAGCATCAGCTTGCGCCGGCCGAGCCTGGAGGATGTCTTCATCAAGCTGACCGGACGCGCCATCCGGGACGAGGAGGCCTCGCCCCTGGAGCGGATGCGCCTGAGCCGTCGACTCTGGGGTCGGAGGTGA
- a CDS encoding peptide ABC transporter substrate-binding protein translates to MVPKKLGWSVAFLMLLALVAGACAPAATPTPAPATQPPQPTPPPPTPTPAPKTLVVCMAQEPASLYIYSEPMLVRSHVLEAIMDGPIDSRTFAYQPVILEKLPSIKDGDAVVEEVEVQEGTYPIADAAGNVVTLTKGVTVKVLVDPKTGKTEDRTFEGGSIKLPVMKVTFKIKEGVLWSDGQPVTAEDSVFSFEVAKAPETKVSKFTIERTAEYKALDARTTQWVGIPGWIDATYFINFWTPLPKHKYGKLTPAQMNEDPDVNRNPLGWGAFMMKEWVAGDHITVVKNPNYWRAKEGLPRIDTVIFRIVQDTNQLLAQLLSGDCDIGTQDAAFDAQAEFLKQAEAEGLLKPQFVLGTAFEHLDFNIQPAPGYQIAAGNDVFQDKRVRQAFAYCIDRKAIIDKVLFGRSEAPAVYMPSIHPLYAKDVVTVYEFNPEKGRALLEEAGWKDTDGDGIRDKGGKKFSVTYGTTAGNRLREQVTQIIQKQLKDNCQIEVNLYYKPAREFFANWPDGPVFGRKFDLAEYAWVTGVEPPCELYKTDQIPSDENPGGQNNTGYSNPAYDEACNRALSTLDPDEKKKWHAEAQRIFSEDLPALPLFVRLKIAVASPKVKNFIVDPTANSEMWNIEEFDIEQ, encoded by the coding sequence ATGGTTCCCAAAAAGCTTGGATGGAGCGTGGCCTTTTTGATGCTCCTGGCCCTGGTGGCCGGAGCGTGTGCGCCCGCTGCGACCCCCACCCCGGCTCCGGCTACCCAGCCGCCGCAGCCCACCCCGCCACCGCCTACTCCCACCCCAGCCCCGAAGACCCTGGTGGTCTGCATGGCCCAGGAGCCGGCCAGTCTCTATATTTACTCCGAACCCATGCTGGTGAGGTCCCACGTCCTCGAAGCGATCATGGATGGCCCCATTGACAGCCGCACCTTCGCCTATCAGCCGGTCATCCTGGAGAAACTGCCCAGCATCAAGGACGGGGACGCAGTGGTCGAGGAGGTCGAGGTCCAGGAAGGCACCTACCCCATCGCCGATGCAGCGGGGAACGTGGTCACCCTCACCAAAGGGGTCACGGTGAAGGTCCTGGTCGACCCCAAGACGGGGAAGACGGAGGACCGCACGTTTGAGGGCGGCTCCATCAAGCTGCCCGTCATGAAGGTCACCTTCAAGATCAAGGAGGGGGTCCTGTGGTCGGATGGCCAGCCGGTGACGGCGGAGGACTCGGTCTTCTCCTTCGAGGTGGCCAAGGCCCCCGAGACCAAGGTCTCCAAGTTCACCATCGAGCGCACCGCTGAATACAAGGCCCTGGACGCCCGCACCACCCAGTGGGTGGGGATCCCGGGCTGGATCGACGCCACTTACTTCATCAACTTCTGGACTCCGCTGCCCAAGCATAAGTATGGCAAACTGACCCCGGCCCAGATGAACGAGGATCCGGATGTGAACCGCAACCCGCTGGGCTGGGGCGCCTTCATGATGAAGGAGTGGGTGGCGGGGGATCACATCACGGTGGTGAAGAACCCCAATTACTGGCGGGCGAAGGAGGGCCTGCCGCGGATCGACACGGTGATCTTCCGCATCGTGCAGGACACCAACCAGCTGCTGGCCCAGCTGCTCTCCGGCGACTGCGACATCGGCACGCAGGACGCCGCCTTCGACGCGCAGGCCGAGTTCCTCAAGCAGGCGGAGGCCGAGGGGCTGCTGAAGCCGCAGTTCGTCCTGGGCACCGCCTTCGAGCACCTGGACTTCAACATCCAGCCGGCGCCGGGCTACCAGATCGCGGCCGGCAACGATGTGTTCCAGGACAAGCGGGTGCGCCAGGCCTTCGCTTACTGCATCGACCGCAAGGCCATCATCGACAAGGTGCTCTTCGGCCGCAGCGAAGCCCCCGCCGTCTACATGCCTTCCATCCACCCGCTCTACGCCAAGGATGTGGTGACGGTCTATGAGTTCAACCCGGAGAAGGGCCGCGCCCTCCTGGAGGAGGCGGGCTGGAAGGACACGGACGGGGACGGGATCCGGGACAAGGGCGGCAAGAAGTTCAGCGTGACCTACGGGACCACGGCGGGCAACCGGCTGCGGGAGCAGGTCACCCAGATCATCCAGAAACAGCTCAAGGATAACTGCCAGATCGAGGTCAACCTCTACTACAAGCCGGCCCGGGAGTTCTTCGCCAACTGGCCGGACGGCCCGGTCTTCGGGCGCAAGTTCGATCTGGCGGAATACGCCTGGGTGACCGGTGTGGAGCCGCCGTGCGAGCTCTACAAGACCGATCAGATCCCGTCGGACGAGAACCCCGGCGGCCAGAACAACACCGGCTACAGCAACCCGGCGTATGATGAGGCCTGCAACCGCGCCCTGAGCACCCTGGATCCCGACGAGAAGAAGAAGTGGCACGCCGAGGCCCAGCGGATCTTCAGCGAGGACCTGCCGGCGCTGCCGCTCTTCGTGCGGCTGAAGATCGCCGTGGCCTCGCCGAAGGTGAAGAACTTCATCGTCGACCCCACGGCGAACTCCGAGATGTGGAACATCGAGGAGTTCGACATCGAGCAGTAA
- a CDS encoding SH3 domain-containing protein, translating into MQRPIRIRPRPGEGELRPGEWLLLLSALLMATLLCTGGFRYLQRTLAADLRGAPTATPRPTWTPAPSPTPTPPEPTPTPTLPAAVQVGIFVKVSGAGDQGLSFRKAPGLQAERIRFLPEGTVMRVIGGPTEADGLTWWQLEDPRTGEQGWAAGAYLVPSYGP; encoded by the coding sequence ATGCAACGGCCGATTCGCATCCGACCCCGACCCGGAGAGGGCGAGTTACGACCCGGGGAATGGCTTCTTCTGCTGAGCGCCCTGCTCATGGCCACCCTGCTCTGCACAGGGGGCTTTCGATATCTGCAGCGCACCCTCGCCGCGGACCTGAGGGGAGCGCCTACGGCGACGCCCCGACCGACCTGGACGCCCGCTCCCTCGCCGACGCCCACGCCTCCGGAGCCTACCCCTACGCCGACCCTCCCCGCCGCCGTTCAGGTGGGGATCTTCGTGAAAGTGAGCGGCGCCGGCGACCAGGGGCTCAGCTTCCGCAAGGCCCCCGGCCTGCAGGCGGAGCGGATCCGCTTCCTCCCTGAGGGAACGGTGATGCGGGTGATCGGCGGCCCCACAGAGGCGGACGGCCTGACCTGGTGGCAGCTGGAGGATCCCCGCACGGGGGAGCAAGGCTGGGCCGCCGGCGCGTATCTGGTGCCTTCCTACGGACCGTAG
- a CDS encoding prephenate dehydrogenase, translating to MRIAIVGLRKIGISLGLALREAVPQAQRVGHDPDPAQAREALRRGAVDRTDWNLPGACEGADLVLLTLPLAEIERTLQAIAPVLAEGALVMDTAELKAPVMAWARQHLPPATPFVGGHPILRPDAGEEPAADLFRDALFCLTPSAQSPAWAVEAAAGLAQRLGARPFFMDPVEHDGWMAALEQLPALLGAALLTLWSAAPTRRELPQAVGARFARITADLPDAPSARLAAVANRDALLYWLDRLLETLGQLRGALASAESATELEDLFQTATQTRSDWLKTRRESPLGPSIPLEGTRPLEALLGLHRLRPTRKR from the coding sequence ATGCGGATCGCGATCGTGGGGTTAAGGAAGATCGGGATCTCCCTGGGGCTGGCGCTGCGGGAGGCAGTGCCCCAGGCCCAGCGGGTGGGCCATGATCCAGACCCGGCGCAGGCGCGGGAGGCGCTGCGACGAGGGGCCGTGGACCGCACGGACTGGAACCTGCCGGGGGCCTGCGAAGGAGCCGACCTGGTCCTCCTGACGCTCCCCCTGGCGGAGATCGAGCGAACCCTGCAGGCCATCGCCCCGGTCCTGGCCGAGGGCGCCCTGGTGATGGACACCGCTGAGCTGAAGGCGCCGGTCATGGCCTGGGCCCGGCAGCATCTCCCCCCTGCCACGCCCTTCGTGGGCGGCCATCCCATCCTTCGGCCGGACGCGGGGGAGGAGCCCGCGGCCGATCTTTTCCGGGACGCCCTGTTCTGCCTGACCCCTTCCGCCCAATCGCCCGCCTGGGCGGTGGAAGCGGCGGCGGGGCTGGCCCAGCGCCTGGGCGCCCGGCCGTTCTTCATGGACCCTGTCGAGCACGACGGCTGGATGGCGGCCCTGGAGCAGCTGCCGGCCCTCCTCGGGGCCGCCCTCCTGACACTGTGGTCCGCCGCGCCGACCCGGCGGGAGCTGCCCCAGGCCGTCGGGGCGCGCTTCGCCCGGATCACCGCCGACCTCCCGGACGCCCCCAGCGCGCGGCTGGCCGCGGTGGCCAACCGGGACGCTCTGCTCTACTGGCTGGATCGCCTGCTGGAGACCCTGGGTCAGCTGCGGGGCGCCCTGGCCAGCGCCGAAAGCGCCACAGAGCTGGAGGACCTTTTCCAGACGGCTACCCAAACCCGAAGCGACTGGCTGAAGACCCGTCGGGAAAGCCCGCTCGGTCCCTCCATCCCTCTCGAGGGGACCCGCCCGTTGGAGGCCTTGCTGGGCCTCCATCGCCTTCGCCCTACCCGCAAGCGCTGA
- a CDS encoding ABC transporter permease produces MGRALKELWGYRDLLWLLTLRDLKVRYRNSVLGIAWSWMNPLLMMTVFTVVFTVMNRGPASLPHFHAFVLIGILAWNAFAVSVQGAAESVTANAALVRKVYFPREVLPLAVVLSNALNFLISLPIYFAIAWISGIRPTPWLLLLPVTLMAHLMFTAGVSLTVAALNVFYRDTAHILQVLLLAWFFLTPIFYPISVLPRHAVILGLSVDVWLWTRRLNPMASIIASYHDLLYYGIYTAPEFLLRTWATAALTLALGYALFRRLSPRFAEEV; encoded by the coding sequence ATGGGGCGCGCGTTGAAGGAACTGTGGGGATATCGGGATCTGCTCTGGCTGCTGACGTTGCGGGATCTGAAGGTCCGCTACCGGAACTCCGTCCTGGGGATCGCCTGGTCCTGGATGAACCCCCTGCTGATGATGACGGTGTTCACCGTGGTGTTCACGGTCATGAACCGGGGGCCGGCCAGTCTGCCTCATTTCCACGCCTTCGTGTTGATCGGCATCCTGGCCTGGAACGCCTTTGCGGTCTCCGTGCAGGGAGCGGCGGAGAGCGTCACCGCCAACGCCGCCCTGGTCCGCAAGGTGTATTTCCCCCGGGAGGTGCTGCCCCTCGCCGTGGTCCTCTCCAACGCCCTCAATTTCCTGATCTCGCTTCCCATCTACTTCGCCATCGCCTGGATCTCCGGGATCCGCCCGACCCCCTGGCTGCTGCTCCTCCCGGTGACCCTGATGGCCCATCTCATGTTCACAGCGGGGGTCTCCCTCACGGTGGCGGCGCTCAACGTGTTCTACCGGGACACCGCGCACATCCTCCAGGTGTTGCTGCTGGCCTGGTTCTTCCTCACCCCCATCTTCTATCCGATCTCGGTCCTGCCGCGCCACGCGGTGATCCTGGGGCTTTCCGTGGACGTCTGGCTCTGGACCCGCCGCCTGAACCCCATGGCCTCGATCATCGCCTCGTATCACGACCTGCTTTATTACGGGATCTACACGGCGCCGGAGTTCCTGCTGCGCACCTGGGCGACGGCGGCCCTCACCCTGGCCCTCGGCTACGCCCTCTTCCGCCGCCTCAGCCCCCGCTTTGCTGAGGAAGTCTGA
- a CDS encoding glycosyltransferase family 4 protein, with the protein MRVLMIAPTSFFNDYGCHVRILEEARALQALGLRVRIVTYYKGRDLPGLEIVRTPPLPWRSHYEVGSSRHKIAFDVYLSATALITALRWRPHLIHAHLHEGALIGTALRALLRTPLIFDFQGSLTGEMIDHRFLNPEGPWYPFMRRLEVWIDRQPDLILTSSIHGARLLIEAFGVRPERVIPFPDAVNTEVFRPPQPEEGPVLERLRAQWGIPSERRVVVYLGLLAPYQGTDLLLEAAARVVSSDPQVHFLVMGFPGETTYAARAQALGIGGHVTFTGKVPYEAAPLYLRLGEVAVAPKMSATEGSGKLLNYMATGLPVVAFDTPVSREFLGEAGYYARLGDAESLAAWIRYALQHPEESRERGRRLRARAVAHYSWETAGRTLLALYEALRAGKLPQRVYAPAPRRATTGPEARGRPGHEPFLSTPESLKRHPGEHRGWGAR; encoded by the coding sequence ATGCGGGTGTTGATGATCGCGCCGACCTCGTTCTTCAACGACTACGGATGCCACGTCCGCATCCTGGAGGAAGCCCGGGCGCTCCAGGCCCTGGGCCTCCGGGTCCGAATCGTGACGTATTACAAGGGCCGTGACCTGCCCGGGTTGGAGATCGTGCGCACCCCGCCCCTGCCCTGGCGCTCCCACTATGAGGTGGGATCCTCCCGTCACAAGATCGCCTTCGACGTCTATCTCTCGGCGACGGCCCTGATCACCGCCCTCCGGTGGCGCCCGCATCTGATCCACGCCCACCTGCATGAGGGCGCCCTCATCGGGACCGCCCTGCGGGCGCTGCTTCGGACGCCGCTGATCTTCGATTTCCAGGGCAGCCTCACCGGGGAGATGATCGATCACCGCTTCCTGAACCCGGAAGGGCCCTGGTATCCCTTCATGCGACGGCTGGAGGTCTGGATCGACCGTCAGCCCGATCTCATCCTCACCAGCTCCATCCACGGGGCGCGCCTGCTGATCGAAGCGTTCGGCGTGCGGCCGGAGCGGGTGATCCCCTTCCCGGACGCGGTGAACACCGAGGTCTTCCGCCCTCCGCAACCCGAAGAGGGGCCTGTGTTGGAGCGCCTGCGGGCCCAGTGGGGGATCCCGTCGGAGCGCCGGGTGGTGGTGTATCTGGGGCTGCTGGCACCTTATCAGGGGACCGACCTGCTCTTAGAGGCCGCCGCCCGGGTGGTTTCGAGCGACCCTCAAGTTCACTTCCTGGTGATGGGCTTCCCGGGGGAAACGACCTATGCGGCCCGGGCGCAGGCCCTGGGGATCGGAGGCCATGTGACCTTCACCGGGAAGGTGCCCTATGAGGCGGCCCCCCTCTACCTCCGCCTGGGGGAGGTAGCGGTGGCTCCCAAGATGTCCGCCACGGAGGGAAGCGGCAAGCTGCTCAACTACATGGCCACCGGCCTGCCCGTGGTGGCCTTCGACACCCCGGTGAGCCGGGAGTTCCTGGGGGAGGCCGGCTATTACGCCCGGCTGGGGGATGCGGAGAGCCTCGCGGCCTGGATCCGTTACGCCCTCCAGCACCCCGAGGAGTCCCGGGAACGCGGCAGACGGCTCCGCGCCCGCGCGGTCGCCCATTACAGCTGGGAGACCGCGGGACGAACCCTCCTCGCCCTCTATGAGGCGCTTCGAGCGGGGAAGCTCCCACAGCGGGTATACGCCCCGGCGCCTCGGCGCGCCACCACCGGCCCGGAGGCCCGGGGGCGCCCCGGGCATGAGCCTTTCCTCTCCACCCCAGAAAGCCTGAAACGCCATCCGGGGGAGCACCGAGGATGGGGCGCGCGTTGA
- a CDS encoding MATE family efflux transporter, with the protein MPHRDVKRAPSALGISWKARIHPRAPGTQTIRVVLQLAGPAALEQLLNIVVDWTDAYLAGHLGTVALAAVGLSGQVINLVAAFFGALGVGATALVARAVGARDPEQAGRITVQALLSAGLLGIGGALFALLSGPALFRGLGAEPAVEHAAATYLGWVALSFPAMAVLFVGNAALRGAGDTLTPMRTWAVVVFTNALLAWALVGPWSPWHVGVAGLGMAAACARALGAGLVLIRLWQGTSVLRLPHRWPGLEWGLVRRILNVGLPAGLEQLLLQLALLQLTGVITGLGTAAYAAHQVGLRVMSLSFLPGWGFAVAASTLTGQALGARRPEEGKRAALVALLLALGLMGSLGLILALAGPLLVALFTEDPAVIAQGTAALRITALIQPVMAVSFVFSGALRGAGDTRYTLLVTAASIWMVRLPVAALLAHGLGWGLPGAWLGMFADFAVRALLFGYRFRSGAWQRIRV; encoded by the coding sequence ATGCCTCATCGGGATGTGAAACGCGCCCCCAGCGCGCTGGGGATTTCCTGGAAGGCCCGCATCCATCCGCGCGCCCCAGGGACGCAGACCATCCGGGTGGTCCTTCAGCTGGCCGGCCCCGCGGCCCTGGAGCAGCTGCTCAACATCGTGGTGGACTGGACGGATGCCTACCTGGCCGGGCACCTGGGGACAGTGGCCCTGGCGGCGGTGGGGCTGAGCGGCCAGGTGATCAACCTGGTGGCCGCCTTCTTCGGCGCCCTGGGGGTGGGCGCGACCGCCCTGGTGGCCCGAGCCGTCGGCGCCCGGGACCCTGAACAGGCCGGCCGGATCACCGTCCAGGCCCTCCTCAGCGCGGGGCTCCTCGGCATCGGCGGGGCCCTTTTCGCCCTTCTGAGCGGACCGGCCCTTTTCCGCGGGCTGGGCGCGGAGCCTGCGGTGGAACATGCCGCGGCCACGTATCTGGGCTGGGTCGCCCTCTCCTTTCCGGCCATGGCCGTGCTCTTCGTGGGGAACGCGGCCCTCCGCGGCGCCGGTGATACCCTCACGCCGATGCGCACCTGGGCTGTGGTGGTTTTCACCAACGCCCTTCTGGCCTGGGCTCTGGTCGGCCCGTGGAGCCCATGGCATGTGGGCGTGGCCGGGCTGGGCATGGCAGCCGCCTGCGCCCGCGCCCTGGGGGCAGGCCTGGTGCTGATCCGTCTGTGGCAAGGCACCTCCGTGCTTCGCCTGCCGCATCGCTGGCCGGGCCTGGAGTGGGGGCTGGTGCGAAGGATCCTGAACGTCGGGTTGCCCGCCGGCCTGGAGCAGCTCCTCCTCCAGCTCGCCCTGCTGCAGCTAACCGGGGTGATCACCGGCCTGGGCACGGCGGCTTACGCCGCCCATCAGGTCGGCCTGCGGGTGATGTCGCTCTCTTTTCTACCCGGATGGGGGTTCGCAGTGGCCGCCTCCACCCTCACCGGTCAGGCCCTCGGGGCCCGGCGGCCGGAGGAGGGGAAACGGGCGGCCCTCGTTGCGCTCCTCCTGGCCCTGGGGCTGATGGGCTCGCTGGGGCTGATCCTGGCCCTCGCCGGGCCGTTGCTCGTCGCGTTGTTCACAGAGGACCCGGCGGTCATCGCCCAGGGCACGGCGGCCCTGCGCATCACCGCGCTGATCCAGCCGGTGATGGCTGTCAGCTTCGTGTTCTCGGGAGCCCTGCGCGGCGCAGGAGACACGCGCTACACGCTGCTGGTCACCGCCGCCTCCATCTGGATGGTTCGGCTCCCGGTCGCGGCGCTCCTCGCCCATGGCCTGGGCTGGGGACTGCCCGGGGCCTGGCTGGGGATGTTCGCCGACTTCGCCGTGCGGGCGCTGCTGTTCGGCTACCGCTTCCGCAGCGGGGCCTGGCAACGCATCCGGGTTTGA
- a CDS encoding MarR family winged helix-turn-helix transcriptional regulator → MATRGSLSEGQLARVVLETLHRVMRQIWAEVKGEAGELFPAQSYRMLGMLAQRPYTLTELARAQAVRPSTVSRAIRTLSEQGWVRVERDPSDRRRVWIRLTPQGRRALRRLQARAAARLGRRLRPLGPEERALLAQAMALLQRTLGPAEPSPQQGPREAQRARRPIP, encoded by the coding sequence GTGGCGACCCGGGGTTCCCTGAGCGAGGGCCAGCTGGCCCGTGTGGTGCTGGAGACCCTGCATCGGGTGATGCGTCAGATCTGGGCGGAGGTGAAAGGGGAGGCCGGGGAGCTCTTCCCGGCCCAGTCCTATCGCATGCTGGGCATGCTGGCCCAGCGGCCCTACACTCTCACGGAGCTGGCCCGCGCCCAGGCCGTCCGCCCCTCCACGGTCTCCCGCGCCATCCGGACCCTCTCCGAGCAAGGTTGGGTGAGGGTGGAGCGGGATCCCTCGGACCGGCGCCGGGTGTGGATCCGGCTGACTCCCCAGGGGCGACGGGCCCTGCGGCGGCTTCAGGCCCGGGCGGCGGCTCGCCTGGGGCGCCGCCTGCGCCCGCTGGGCCCGGAGGAGCGGGCGCTGCTGGCCCAGGCGATGGCCCTGTTGCAGCGGACCCTCGGGCCGGCGGAGCCCTCTCCGCAGCAGGGGCCGCGGGAAGCCCAGCGCGCTCGCCGTCCCATACCGTGA